One Succinivibrio dextrinosolvens DNA window includes the following coding sequences:
- the relB gene encoding type II toxin-antitoxin system RelB family antitoxin, whose translation MAFSIRLNPQEEKLARGYANLNGISLGEAFKRALFEKIEDEYDIRMAEEAYKEFLKDPVTYSHEEAWAEIFKD comes from the coding sequence ATGGCATTTTCTATTCGACTTAACCCACAGGAAGAAAAGCTTGCACGTGGTTATGCCAATCTGAATGGTATTTCTCTTGGAGAAGCTTTTAAGAGAGCACTCTTTGAGAAGATTGAAGATGAGTATGATATCCGTATGGCAGAAGAAGCTTATAAGGAATTTTTAAAAGATCCTGTTACATATAGTCACGAAGAAGCATGGGCAGAGATTTTTAAAGATTAG
- a CDS encoding DUF2513 domain-containing protein produces the protein MKRDWKIIQEILCAIEDNKVKMHWEQIPESEQKNVLLHYELLKESELITNYELVSDMDDDGKCTYHPNFLPQSPNVPGIRMTMKGYDLLEVLRDQTLWNRILSKAKSLGVKLTYEFIVQAIPVIYKTMM, from the coding sequence ATGAAACGCGATTGGAAGATTATTCAAGAAATTCTGTGTGCGATAGAAGACAACAAGGTAAAAATGCACTGGGAGCAGATTCCAGAGAGTGAACAGAAAAACGTTTTGCTCCATTACGAGCTTCTTAAGGAAAGTGAACTCATCACCAATTACGAACTTGTTTCAGATATGGACGATGACGGTAAATGCACCTACCATCCGAACTTCCTGCCTCAGTCTCCTAACGTACCTGGAATACGTATGACCATGAAGGGATATGATTTGCTTGAAGTGTTGAGAGATCAAACTTTATGGAATCGTATTCTCTCAAAAGCAAAATCCCTCGGTGTGAAACTGACCTATGAATTTATAGTTCAGGCAATTCCTGTAATCTATAAAACCATGATGTGA
- a CDS encoding DEAD/DEAH box helicase, with product MELRPYQKEATAAVFHEWQEGRGKTLLIQATGTGKTVVFSNIVQQFLNNQKGRALILAHRDELLQQASDKLQAVTGIVPQFEKAQFTAVDSDADVVIGSVQTLTQDRRLNAYPVNAFDLIVVDEAHHCLSESYQKVLGYFNGAHVLGVTATPDRADKKDMLSYFDSVAYEYSMLQGVRDGYLSPLKALMIPLNIDISSVKVSCGDYVASDLGNALEPYLEQIAEEMTKYCMKRKTVVFMPLVAISQSFCELLNTKGFRAVEVNGQSEDRKERLQAFEDGKYNVIVNSMLLVEGWDCPSVDCLVNLRPTKSRALYTQIVGRILRLSPETGKKDALILDFLWMTQKLSLCRPSCIVAKDEAHAKKIDEMVENAALLDDESVDILDAEEQAEKDIIQERKESLAKELQAQRRKKAKLVDPLQFVFSINENLDDYEPEAKWEFEKPSPKQLALLEKFNINPDDIDTRGKATRLIDVLMRRAHEGLSTAKQIRLLERYGFSEVGTWTMKEAGEMITRIADNCWMVPFDIVPSQYSPNRQ from the coding sequence ATGGAATTAAGACCATATCAGAAAGAAGCTACTGCAGCTGTTTTTCATGAGTGGCAGGAAGGCAGGGGTAAAACCCTGCTTATCCAGGCAACAGGTACAGGAAAAACCGTTGTCTTCTCAAATATAGTTCAGCAGTTTCTTAATAATCAGAAAGGAAGAGCCTTAATTCTTGCTCACAGAGACGAATTATTACAGCAGGCATCAGATAAGTTACAGGCTGTAACTGGGATTGTTCCTCAGTTCGAGAAAGCTCAGTTCACTGCCGTAGACAGTGATGCTGATGTTGTCATAGGCTCAGTTCAAACCTTAACCCAGGACAGAAGATTAAACGCTTATCCCGTAAATGCGTTTGACCTAATCGTTGTAGACGAAGCTCACCACTGTCTATCTGAATCATATCAAAAAGTGCTTGGTTACTTCAATGGTGCTCATGTTTTAGGTGTTACAGCAACACCAGACAGAGCAGATAAGAAGGATATGCTCAGCTACTTCGACTCAGTGGCTTATGAGTATTCTATGCTACAAGGCGTCCGTGACGGTTATCTGTCTCCTCTTAAAGCTCTTATGATACCGCTAAACATCGACATATCATCTGTAAAGGTGTCATGTGGTGATTATGTAGCTTCCGATTTAGGAAACGCATTAGAGCCTTATCTTGAGCAAATTGCGGAGGAAATGACTAAATACTGCATGAAACGGAAAACCGTTGTATTTATGCCGCTTGTAGCTATTTCTCAGTCATTCTGCGAGTTACTTAATACAAAAGGTTTTAGAGCAGTGGAAGTAAACGGACAGAGTGAGGATAGAAAAGAGAGATTGCAGGCTTTTGAGGACGGTAAATACAACGTCATAGTAAATTCTATGTTGCTCGTTGAAGGGTGGGATTGCCCTTCAGTTGATTGCCTTGTAAACCTCAGACCTACCAAGTCAAGAGCTCTTTATACCCAAATTGTAGGTCGCATTTTAAGACTTTCTCCTGAGACTGGTAAAAAAGACGCTCTAATTCTGGACTTCCTGTGGATGACTCAAAAGCTGTCTTTATGCCGTCCTAGCTGTATTGTGGCAAAGGATGAAGCTCATGCAAAGAAGATTGATGAGATGGTTGAGAATGCTGCATTACTTGACGATGAGAGTGTTGACATTCTGGATGCTGAAGAGCAGGCAGAAAAAGACATTATTCAGGAACGTAAGGAATCACTTGCCAAAGAACTGCAGGCTCAGAGACGTAAGAAGGCTAAGCTTGTAGATCCTCTGCAGTTTGTATTCTCTATCAATGAAAACTTAGATGACTATGAACCTGAAGCAAAGTGGGAGTTTGAAAAGCCTTCACCAAAACAGCTTGCTCTTCTAGAGAAGTTCAACATCAATCCAGATGACATTGATACCAGAGGAAAGGCTACAAGACTTATTGACGTGCTGATGAGACGTGCTCATGAGGGGTTATCTACCGCAAAACAGATAAGACTGCTCGAGCGCTACGGTTTTTCTGAGGTCGGTACATGGACCATGAAGGAAGCCGGAGAAATGATCACCCGAATTGCTGACAACTGCTGGATGGTACCCTTTGACATTGTGCCAAGCCAGTATTCACCAAACAGACAATAA
- a CDS encoding DUF2800 domain-containing protein has protein sequence MAERHSILSASGAHRWLNCTASIKACEGLPDNASNDAQKGTEVHELCAYKLYKILGKINENLVKAPEYEYSVDDERNAQAYAEYIKELVTDGCAVMIEQKVDFSEYAAEGGFGTADCIIINDTKINIIDYKNGVGVKVNAYKNPQMMLYALGAYSTFKEVYEDIEEVTMTIYQPNIENISTYTVSIGELLEAAETLFKPKAQEALSGNGSFNKGDWCRFCKAKGTCKKYGEEFMEILKDFELQVGETTTLTEDEILTILRHGNEIVSWIKDVQEYALNCAKVGKSWEGFELKPGRSTRKFTDEKEVAKTLTANGVEPYENIHKLKTLTAIEKELGKKKVEELLGALLIRVPGKETLVPRD, from the coding sequence ATGGCAGAACGACATTCCATTTTAAGTGCATCCGGCGCACACCGCTGGCTGAACTGCACTGCAAGTATTAAGGCATGTGAAGGACTTCCTGATAACGCATCTAATGATGCGCAGAAGGGAACTGAAGTGCATGAGCTCTGTGCTTATAAGCTCTACAAGATACTCGGCAAAATCAACGAGAACCTTGTTAAGGCTCCAGAGTATGAGTACAGCGTGGATGATGAGCGTAATGCTCAGGCATACGCAGAGTACATCAAAGAGCTGGTAACAGACGGCTGTGCTGTGATGATTGAGCAGAAAGTGGACTTCTCTGAATATGCTGCTGAAGGTGGTTTCGGAACAGCGGACTGCATCATTATCAATGACACCAAGATCAACATTATCGACTACAAAAACGGTGTTGGTGTGAAGGTCAATGCCTACAAGAATCCACAGATGATGCTCTACGCTCTGGGTGCTTATTCCACTTTCAAGGAAGTGTATGAGGACATTGAAGAAGTCACTATGACTATCTATCAGCCAAATATCGAGAACATCAGCACTTATACAGTTTCCATCGGTGAACTTCTGGAAGCAGCAGAAACTCTGTTTAAGCCAAAAGCTCAGGAAGCATTAAGTGGTAACGGTTCCTTCAACAAAGGTGACTGGTGTCGCTTCTGTAAAGCAAAAGGGACCTGCAAAAAATACGGAGAGGAGTTCATGGAAATTCTTAAGGATTTTGAATTACAAGTGGGAGAGACAACTACTCTGACCGAGGATGAGATTCTGACAATTCTAAGACACGGTAATGAGATTGTGTCATGGATTAAGGATGTTCAGGAATATGCTCTCAACTGTGCGAAGGTCGGTAAATCATGGGAGGGATTTGAACTTAAACCAGGAAGAAGTACACGCAAATTCACAGATGAAAAGGAAGTAGCCAAGACTCTGACTGCAAACGGAGTAGAACCTTATGAAAACATTCATAAGCTCAAGACTCTGACTGCAATTGAAAAAGAACTTGGTAAGAAGAAAGTTGAAGAGTTACTTGGTGCGCTCTTAATTCGAGTACCAGGAAAAGAAACCCTAGTTCCTCGAGATTAA
- a CDS encoding helix-turn-helix domain-containing protein, which yields MNISERLALLLKEKNITANALSKKTGVPQPTIHKILEGKTTNPGINTISALAKGLDTTIFNLMLYISDEEAEHIYDSEGMTLKERRTGSHEIFKRKIEVQYKAPLLSWVQAGNMTQIKDEELNEWYYYPGKAANDHIFCLRVEGESMEPKYQDGDIVFVDPDKAYNNGSTVIVVDDDYPEGSYATMKKLVMDGPKKYLKPLNPEWPGPKFIDFTNTMRIVGVVIGKFVKE from the coding sequence ATGAATATAAGCGAAAGACTTGCCCTCTTATTAAAAGAAAAGAATATAACGGCAAATGCTTTATCTAAAAAGACAGGCGTGCCACAACCAACCATTCATAAAATATTAGAAGGCAAGACAACTAATCCAGGAATAAATACCATATCAGCCCTAGCTAAAGGACTTGATACAACCATTTTTAATCTAATGTTATATATTAGTGATGAAGAGGCGGAACACATTTATGATAGCGAAGGTATGACTTTAAAAGAAAGACGTACTGGTTCGCATGAAATATTTAAAAGAAAAATAGAAGTACAATACAAAGCACCTTTACTTTCTTGGGTTCAAGCAGGAAATATGACTCAGATTAAAGATGAAGAGTTAAATGAATGGTATTACTATCCAGGAAAAGCAGCTAACGATCATATTTTCTGTCTACGTGTTGAAGGTGAATCAATGGAGCCTAAATATCAAGATGGTGATATTGTATTCGTAGATCCTGATAAAGCATACAATAACGGCTCTACAGTTATAGTGGTTGATGATGATTACCCTGAAGGAAGTTATGCAACCATGAAAAAATTAGTAATGGATGGGCCAAAGAAATATCTAAAACCTCTTAATCCAGAATGGCCAGGGCCTAAATTTATTGATTTCACTAATACAATGCGTATTGTTGGTGTTGTAATAGGTAAGTTTGTAAAAGAATAA
- a CDS encoding AAA family ATPase → MNETDDLKDALYSIDPKSLDYQRWVEVGMALKHGGYDCSLWDDWSKNDSRYTPRGCANKWRTFKGNSSVVTIKSIFKMAREAGWVPEGYKGHALDWEDEITQDEPYSPNNEVSVDKTEAKSFELPHNYDHMTGVQQLKVYLETLFKPDEYVGIVTESFQREDGKWTPANRGDYSRTAGKLIKSLEKYPNDLGATTGDWNQEAGAWIRFNPCDGQGVRDVNATAYRFTLIESDEVSIEAQYKAYVEWNLPIAALVFSGTKSLHAIVKIDAQNENEYAQRVSFLYNFLENHGFSVDTQNKNVMRLSRLPGATRNSNTQKLLATNIGAENWSVWRNSIEEIPEEKLPPITSLAEKFLNPDPLPEPLIEEVLREGHKMIIAGPSKAGKSFALMELCVCLAEGGKWLGRFQCKQCKVLYVNLEIDAPSATQRFRKIYETLGYSTDPAENPNIHNIITWDLRGHALPLDKLSKPIINQASMVNGIKAIVIDPIYKVITGDENSAADMSAFCNYFDQIGAQTGACTIYCHHHSKGAQGSKKSIDRASGSGVLTRDPDAILDFSEIDLTQLEGKEIAWGAEIDEDRSAWRITGSLREFRTFKPLNVWFEYPIHRVDTKGELDACFLEGDARSNLKQYANPSSAEDRRKELWNAYYELDHDEGVSVSQLSEQTGRTRKTVAKWLGEFPKQFTNYCGKWFTAEDLGRYLHDTKELD, encoded by the coding sequence ATGAACGAGACAGATGATTTAAAAGATGCTCTCTACTCAATCGACCCTAAGAGCCTTGATTATCAGCGCTGGGTTGAGGTGGGTATGGCATTGAAGCATGGCGGTTATGACTGCTCACTGTGGGATGACTGGTCTAAGAATGATAGCCGATATACTCCAAGAGGATGCGCTAACAAGTGGCGTACCTTTAAGGGGAACAGCTCAGTTGTGACCATCAAGAGTATATTCAAGATGGCACGTGAGGCAGGCTGGGTCCCAGAAGGATACAAAGGCCATGCACTCGACTGGGAAGATGAGATTACCCAGGATGAGCCATACTCACCAAACAATGAGGTGAGCGTGGATAAGACTGAGGCCAAGTCTTTCGAGCTTCCACACAATTACGATCACATGACCGGTGTTCAGCAGCTAAAGGTTTATCTTGAAACGCTGTTTAAGCCTGATGAGTATGTCGGTATTGTTACAGAATCATTTCAGCGAGAAGACGGTAAGTGGACTCCTGCCAATAGAGGTGATTACTCCAGAACTGCAGGCAAGTTAATCAAGTCTCTTGAGAAATATCCTAATGACTTAGGAGCAACCACAGGAGACTGGAATCAGGAAGCTGGTGCATGGATCAGATTCAATCCATGTGACGGTCAGGGAGTTCGTGATGTAAATGCCACAGCCTACCGCTTTACTCTGATTGAGTCTGATGAGGTATCAATTGAAGCTCAGTACAAGGCATACGTTGAGTGGAATCTGCCAATTGCAGCATTAGTCTTCAGCGGTACCAAATCACTTCATGCCATCGTCAAAATTGATGCCCAGAATGAGAATGAATATGCTCAGAGAGTTTCTTTCTTATATAACTTCCTAGAGAATCACGGCTTCAGTGTTGATACTCAGAACAAGAATGTCATGCGCCTGTCACGATTACCAGGTGCAACTCGTAACAGCAATACACAGAAGCTTTTAGCAACAAATATCGGTGCTGAAAACTGGTCTGTGTGGCGTAATTCAATTGAGGAAATCCCAGAAGAGAAACTGCCTCCAATCACTTCACTGGCTGAGAAATTTCTGAATCCAGACCCATTACCAGAACCACTGATTGAGGAAGTATTGCGAGAAGGTCACAAAATGATTATCGCAGGACCTTCAAAAGCAGGTAAGAGCTTTGCTCTCATGGAGCTTTGTGTCTGTCTTGCTGAAGGTGGTAAATGGCTGGGGAGATTTCAGTGTAAACAGTGTAAGGTGCTGTATGTAAATCTTGAGATTGATGCGCCTTCAGCAACTCAGAGATTCAGAAAGATTTATGAAACTCTGGGGTATTCCACAGACCCAGCTGAGAATCCAAACATCCACAATATTATTACATGGGACCTGAGAGGTCATGCACTGCCTCTTGATAAGCTAAGTAAGCCCATTATCAATCAGGCTTCTATGGTGAATGGAATTAAGGCTATAGTAATCGACCCTATCTACAAGGTTATCACTGGTGATGAGAACTCTGCTGCAGATATGTCAGCATTCTGCAATTATTTTGACCAGATTGGAGCTCAGACTGGAGCATGTACCATTTACTGCCATCATCATTCAAAGGGAGCTCAGGGAAGCAAGAAATCAATTGATAGAGCTTCCGGCTCAGGAGTGCTTACACGTGATCCTGATGCAATTCTGGACTTCTCGGAGATTGATTTAACGCAGTTGGAAGGTAAAGAGATTGCATGGGGCGCTGAGATTGATGAGGATCGTTCTGCATGGAGAATTACCGGCTCTCTGCGTGAATTCAGAACATTTAAACCATTGAATGTCTGGTTTGAATATCCAATCCACAGAGTAGATACCAAAGGTGAGCTGGATGCGTGTTTCTTGGAAGGAGATGCGAGATCTAACCTGAAGCAGTATGCCAATCCATCAAGCGCGGAAGATAGACGTAAAGAGCTATGGAATGCCTATTATGAATTAGACCATGATGAAGGCGTATCTGTTAGCCAGCTCTCTGAACAAACAGGAAGGACTCGCAAAACTGTAGCTAAATGGCTTGGTGAGTTTCCTAAACAATTTACCAATTACTGTGGTAAGTGGTTCACCGCTGAGGACTTAGGTCGCTATTTACATGACACTAAGGAGCTGGATTAG
- a CDS encoding RusA family crossover junction endodeoxyribonuclease — MKISFFVPGKPRGKGRPRFFKGHAVTDSKTREYEALVGERAQAAMNDLARCIGLKEADAIIDKPCDVYVVAFFAVPKSYSKVKRECALNQVLKPNKPDADNIAKIVLDGMNGIAFSDDAHVWRVVCEKRYSDTIEGVQVNVYWEEV, encoded by the coding sequence GTGAAGATCAGTTTTTTCGTTCCAGGTAAACCACGTGGAAAAGGCCGTCCTAGATTTTTCAAAGGTCATGCTGTGACCGACTCAAAGACACGTGAGTATGAAGCTCTGGTGGGTGAGCGAGCTCAGGCAGCTATGAACGACCTTGCCAGATGTATCGGGCTTAAGGAAGCCGATGCTATTATCGACAAACCATGTGATGTGTACGTGGTGGCTTTCTTTGCGGTGCCAAAATCTTACAGCAAGGTCAAGCGTGAATGTGCACTGAATCAGGTTCTTAAACCAAACAAGCCGGATGCAGATAACATCGCCAAGATTGTACTTGATGGTATGAACGGAATAGCATTCAGCGATGATGCACATGTGTGGCGTGTGGTTTGTGAGAAACGCTATTCAGACACAATCGAGGGTGTGCAGGTCAATGTTTACTGGGAGGAAGTATGA
- a CDS encoding helix-turn-helix transcriptional regulator, protein MEIKLERLLLKREEVASILGFSMSYLQRVRENTRLHFPEPVYFFEKSSIKTTPFWKLKDIQEWVDKYQGLENG, encoded by the coding sequence ATGGAAATTAAGCTTGAAAGACTGCTGCTGAAGCGTGAGGAGGTTGCATCCATTCTGGGCTTTAGTATGTCTTATCTGCAGAGAGTAAGAGAAAACACACGTCTGCATTTTCCAGAGCCGGTATATTTCTTCGAGAAATCCAGTATCAAGACCACACCATTCTGGAAGCTGAAGGACATACAGGAGTGGGTTGATAAGTATCAGGGGTTAGAAAATGGTTAA
- a CDS encoding type II toxin-antitoxin system RelE family toxin produces the protein MKYQVVYSKRSIKEFKKLDRSIAIFIKSWIEDNLVDCENPRIHGKALKGNLASFWRYRIGDYRLICDIRDEECVIIAVTVGRRREIYRP, from the coding sequence ATGAAATATCAAGTCGTATATTCAAAACGCTCCATCAAAGAATTTAAGAAATTAGACCGCAGTATTGCAATATTTATCAAGTCATGGATTGAAGATAATCTTGTAGATTGTGAAAATCCTAGAATACATGGCAAAGCATTAAAAGGAAATCTTGCATCATTCTGGAGATATCGTATAGGTGATTACAGACTGATATGCGATATCAGGGATGAAGAGTGTGTAATCATTGCTGTAACGGTCGGTCGTCGAAGAGAGATTTACAGACCGTAA
- a CDS encoding DUF1653 domain-containing protein, which yields MNRELPKEWEVWKHFKGVDYTIICIGHHSETGEKMVVYAKTKYIQLGDDDIDISWEGEPCIKPLKMFMSEVDHVKYPDVKQKYRFEKFEMVEE from the coding sequence ATGAACAGAGAATTACCAAAAGAATGGGAAGTATGGAAACATTTTAAAGGTGTAGATTACACAATCATTTGTATAGGACACCATTCAGAGACAGGTGAGAAAATGGTTGTGTATGCAAAAACAAAATACATTCAATTAGGAGATGATGATATTGATATATCTTGGGAAGGTGAACCATGTATTAAACCATTAAAAATGTTTATGTCAGAAGTTGATCACGTTAAATATCCCGATGTTAAGCAGAAATACAGATTTGAAAAATTTGAAATGGTGGAAGAATGA
- a CDS encoding ATP-binding protein produces the protein MAIKLNITRGKVQRPQKVVVYGPEGIGKTTFASNFPNPLFIDTEGGSAHLDVARIECRESWNDLLETIKEVARQDICKTLVLDTADWAEQLAINSICTKYKQPSIESFGYGKGYTYVSEEIEKMLSAFNEVIESGKHVVITAHAKMRKQELPDEQGAFDRWELKLTRQTAPIVKEWADAVFFLNYKTYVSHSDNGSAKASGGKRVMYTSHHPCWDAKNRYGLEDMLDMDYQNIAEYFSESPVADRKSQIKKINAEGKALKEQLKELMERDGVTEDELKELLSKSKNFDERIPVTDYADKLVPKWDSILSKLGKDLF, from the coding sequence ATGGCAATTAAACTCAATATAACAAGAGGCAAGGTTCAGAGACCTCAGAAAGTCGTTGTTTACGGTCCTGAAGGCATAGGCAAGACCACATTTGCCTCTAACTTTCCAAATCCTCTTTTTATAGATACAGAAGGCGGTTCAGCTCATCTTGATGTGGCACGTATCGAGTGCCGAGAGTCATGGAATGATCTGCTTGAGACTATTAAAGAAGTTGCACGTCAGGACATCTGCAAGACCTTAGTTCTGGATACTGCAGACTGGGCAGAACAGCTAGCAATCAATTCTATCTGTACCAAATACAAACAGCCTTCCATTGAATCATTCGGCTACGGTAAAGGCTATACCTATGTTTCCGAAGAGATTGAGAAGATGCTGAGCGCTTTTAATGAAGTCATTGAGTCCGGCAAACATGTGGTAATCACCGCTCACGCAAAAATGCGTAAGCAGGAGCTACCAGATGAGCAGGGTGCATTCGACAGATGGGAGCTCAAGCTTACACGTCAGACCGCTCCAATCGTAAAGGAGTGGGCTGATGCGGTTTTCTTCCTGAACTACAAGACTTATGTCAGCCATTCAGACAACGGCTCTGCTAAGGCATCAGGCGGTAAGCGTGTGATGTATACAAGCCATCATCCTTGTTGGGATGCAAAGAATCGTTATGGTTTGGAAGACATGCTGGATATGGATTACCAGAACATAGCAGAGTACTTCTCAGAATCTCCTGTAGCTGACCGCAAATCTCAGATAAAGAAGATTAACGCTGAGGGTAAGGCTTTAAAAGAACAGCTAAAAGAGCTCATGGAGCGAGACGGAGTTACTGAGGATGAACTGAAGGAACTTCTGTCAAAGTCCAAGAACTTTGATGAGCGCATTCCTGTAACAGATTACGCAGATAAGCTTGTACCTAAGTGGGATTCCATTCTGAGCAAGCTTGGTAAGGATTTATTTTAA
- a CDS encoding lysozyme yields the protein MQISSHGINLIREFEGLRTKAYKAHFSEKFFSIGYGHYGPDVKPDDVCTESYATKLLENDLKSFCQKVDKALTADEIEVNQNEFDALISFAYNVGVNALISSTLWQKLKIHDHEGAANQFLRWNKCNGFELPGLTKRREAERKLFLS from the coding sequence ATGCAGATCAGCTCACATGGAATTAACCTCATACGAGAGTTTGAGGGACTTCGTACTAAAGCTTACAAGGCTCATTTCTCAGAAAAGTTTTTTTCAATCGGTTATGGGCATTACGGTCCAGACGTAAAACCAGATGATGTATGCACAGAGTCTTATGCAACAAAACTTTTGGAGAATGACTTGAAGTCTTTCTGTCAAAAGGTTGACAAAGCTTTGACTGCAGATGAAATTGAAGTTAACCAGAATGAATTTGATGCTCTGATTTCGTTTGCTTACAACGTTGGGGTAAATGCTTTGATATCCTCAACTTTGTGGCAGAAACTTAAGATTCACGATCATGAGGGAGCAGCAAATCAGTTCCTCCGCTGGAACAAGTGTAACGGCTTCGAGCTTCCTGGTCTTACCAAACGTAGAGAAGCGGAAAGAAAACTGTTTCTTTCATAA